Proteins from a genomic interval of Paenibacillus sp. RC334:
- a CDS encoding phosphopantetheine-binding protein, translated as MQSQVIEMISAVKEDPELVGKLDGHSDIIHDAGLDSLQLVHFMLQVEDAFDVEIDFDSFELEHLSSVDAFCSYIQGISDAEKAPHPEGMETV; from the coding sequence ATGCAAAGCCAAGTGATTGAAATGATCAGCGCGGTCAAGGAAGATCCTGAGCTGGTCGGTAAGCTGGATGGACATTCGGACATTATTCATGATGCAGGACTGGATTCGTTACAGTTGGTTCATTTCATGCTGCAAGTGGAGGATGCGTTTGACGTGGAAATTGATTTTGATTCCTTTGAGCTGGAGCATTTGAGCTCGGTAGATGCGTTTTGCAGCTACATTCAGGGGATCAGCGATGCGGAAAAAGCGCCGCACCCGGAGGGAATGGAGACAGTCTGA